One window of the Streptomyces asoensis genome contains the following:
- a CDS encoding cytochrome c biogenesis CcdA family protein: protein MSAVTTLAATGYNDTVLNGALLVALPIALLGGLVSFFSPCVLPLVPGYLSYVTGVAGTDLAEARRGRMVAGASLFVLGFTAVFVSSGALFGYFGENLQANQDVLSKVLGVLMILMGVFFMGLMPWMTQREFRFHKRPVAGLAGAPLLGALFGIGWTPCIGPTLASVIALSSQQGSAGRGAILTVAYCLGLGVPFVLAAVAFRKALGAFGWVKRHYAWVMRIGGTMMIVTGLLLLTGAWDRLVQDIQSWSVGFTVGI, encoded by the coding sequence GTGAGCGCGGTCACCACGCTCGCCGCGACGGGTTACAACGACACCGTGCTCAACGGTGCGTTGCTGGTCGCGCTGCCGATCGCGCTGCTCGGCGGGCTCGTCTCCTTCTTCTCGCCGTGCGTCCTGCCGCTCGTCCCCGGCTATCTGTCGTACGTCACCGGCGTCGCCGGCACCGACCTGGCCGAGGCCCGCCGCGGGCGGATGGTCGCCGGCGCCTCGCTCTTCGTCCTCGGCTTCACCGCCGTGTTCGTCTCCAGCGGGGCCCTGTTCGGTTACTTCGGCGAGAACCTCCAGGCCAACCAGGATGTCCTGTCCAAGGTGCTGGGTGTGCTCATGATCCTCATGGGCGTCTTCTTCATGGGGCTGATGCCCTGGATGACCCAGCGGGAGTTCCGCTTCCACAAGAGGCCCGTCGCCGGACTGGCCGGCGCCCCGCTGCTCGGCGCGCTGTTCGGCATCGGCTGGACCCCGTGCATCGGCCCGACCCTCGCCTCCGTGATCGCCCTCTCCTCCCAGCAGGGAAGCGCGGGCCGCGGTGCCATACTGACCGTCGCCTACTGCCTCGGCCTCGGTGTGCCCTTCGTGCTCGCCGCGGTCGCCTTCCGCAAGGCGCTCGGCGCCTTCGGCTGGGTCAAGCGTCACTACGCCTGGGTGATGCGGATCGGCGGCACGATGATGATCGTGACCGGTCTGCTGCTGCTGACCGGTGCCTGGGACCGCCTTGTGCAGGACATCCAGTCCTGGTCCGTCGGCTTCACTGTGGGGATCTGA